From Apium graveolens cultivar Ventura chromosome 9, ASM990537v1, whole genome shotgun sequence, the proteins below share one genomic window:
- the LOC141684454 gene encoding uncharacterized protein LOC141684454: protein MTDWGPVLVAVVFVLLSPGLIFQLPGRNRVVEFGNIHTSGASILVHAVIYFGLITIFLIAIGVHITTG, encoded by the coding sequence ATGACGGACTGGGGCCCAGTGTTGGTTGCGGTGGTGTTCGTGTTGTTATCACCGGGTCTAATATTTCAGTTACCGGGTCGGAACCGGGTCGTGGAGTTTGGGAATATTCATACTAGTGGTGCTTCTATATTGGTTCATGCTGTCATCTATTTCGGTCTGATCACTATCTTTCTCATTGCTATTGGCGTTCATATCACCACTGGCTAG